A section of the Pectinophora gossypiella chromosome 11, ilPecGoss1.1, whole genome shotgun sequence genome encodes:
- the LOC126370973 gene encoding dual specificity mitogen-activated protein kinase kinase dSOR1: MSKMSKNKLNLTLPPGSIDTAPAVTPSNMTPQLKSATASERQGLAGKSKTSIEALTERLEQIEMDDTQRRRIEVFLCQKEKIGELSDDDFEKLGELGQGNGGVVMKVRHKSTGLIMARKLIHLEVKPAIKKQIIRELKVLHECNFAHIVGFYGAFYSDGEISICMEYMDGGSLDLILKKAGKIPESILGTITSAVLKGLSYLRDKHAIMHRDVKPSNILVNSNGEIKICDFGVSGQLIDSMANSFVGTRSYMSPERLQGTHYSVQSDIWSLGLSLVEMAIGMYPIPPPDAKTLAAIFGGQNEDHSPGQAPNSPRPMAIFELLDYIVNEPPPKLPAGIFSDDFKDFVDRCLKKNPDERADLKTLMNHEWIRKADAEKVDIAGWVCKTMDLMPSTPNSNVSPFSS, from the exons ATGAGCAAGATGTCGAAGAATAAATTGAACCTGACCCTCCCACCAGGGTCAATAGACACGGCTCCGGCTGTAACACCGTCTAACATGACGCCCCAGCTGAAGTCTGCCACTGCTTCAGA acgGCAAGGCTTAGCTGGGAAGTCCAAAACAAGCATTGAAGCCCTGACAGAAAGACTGGAGCAGATAGAAATGGACGACACCCAACGTCGCAGGATTGAAGTCTTCCTCTGTCAGAAGGAGAAGATCGGGGAACTCAGTGACGATGATTTTGAAAAGCTTGGCGAGTTGG GTCAAGGCAATGGTGGAGTGGTAATGAAAGTCCGCCACAAATCTACCGGTCTCATCATGGCACGTAAACTGATACACCTGGAAGTCAAACCAGCAATCAAGAAACAGATCATACGAGAACTGAAGGTTCTGCACGAATGTAACTTCGCACATATAGTCGGGTTCTACGGAGCATTCTACAGTGACGGAGAGATTTCAATCTGTATGGAATACATGGATGGTGGCTCACTTGATCTCATACTTAAAAAAGCTGGTAAAATTCCCGAGTCGATTCTAG GCACAATAACATCAGCGGTCCTCAAAGGTCTGAGCTACCTTCGAGACAAGCACGCCATCATGCATCGGGACGTAAAACCATCCAACATATTGGTCAACAGCAATGGAGAGATCAAGATCTGTGACTTCGGCGTCTCCGGTCAACTGATTGACTCGATGGCCAACTCCTTTGTTGGCACTCGGAGTTATATGTCT CCGGAGCGTCTCCAAGGCACGCACTACTCAGTCCAGTCAGACATATGGTCACTAGGGTTGTCCCTGGTGGAGATGGCAATAGGGATGTACCCCATCCCACCGCCTGACGCCAAGACCCTAGCCGCCATATTTGGTGGGCAGAACGAAGATCATTCTCCAGGACAG GCACCAAACTCGCCGCGCCCGATGGCGATCTTCGAGCTGCTGGACTACATAGTGAACGAGCCACCGCCCAAGCTGCCTGCGGGCATCTTCTCCGACGACTTTAAGGACTTCGTCGACCGCTGCCTCAAGAAGAATCCTGACGAGAGAGCTGACTTGAAGACTTTGATG
- the LOC126370950 gene encoding glutamic acid-rich protein-like: MKKTTKSPESTEMTPNKKKLKQARLPFMLISDVSPKPETPQTRKRKLSVPDPEPVTKVGKTSKENTISDDLVVISDDESKGVPTPKKEDLSPKPVSPYVKLVDLAWKKKLQKNKRQKKTKAKSAKKLRNGSIENQSSQENNDNMECDDVEMMEVEVQMPENSEKNESEIKTNGDILSQKDNKPEPSNTSREIKKSPKKQPQKQSLEQSTTKKVLESKIKQNDSEIVCLDDCNNSCDDKMSNSNNNKASSYKSNKEQHESDEDTVKSDSNEKKESSKKTQNKTKQSITPKHSTRNKTKPEEANKKTPVKNATSKTDSSINKYVKRGSPKLQVKEDPKPTAENIQKDDTHNESQVISDDSDVEMNNSQNEELTTSKISETKETSQETSKNKKEESPKPTTPKRSARKKAKLDDSNLNMSTTSSKLDESMSSTPSTPNHNKSISETSLVDKSLNESIQTANLTPKQLQKRLEANKRKEEREKEKQERDKKRQQEKEERAKQRQEKEEQRKKEKEEKEEARKKEKEEKEEQKKKEKEEKEKQKEMEKKCREMKEEQKRKEREDKEEQKRKEKEAREEEKRKKQEALELEKQEQELKKKKAAEAFVNFFVPKQKVERETSVGPVSKSSLLSSFTIKVDMRLAPTTRADLTDEKREVLDKFLDDQSGSEKMYLKCLKDGSAKPLSSGKTWPLDDKDDEVMIIEDELPPIDGAGEVITCESAPREKLRPKLFSFHENRRPPYWGTWRKKSPFIKPRRPFGQDEKQLEYEVDSDDDWEDEQDGESLDGSAGGSDDEGGADDYEVDNEVFVPHGYLSDEEATMDEEEDDVLSLSPETQKARLKHLEDEFETELKKPTEKLKPRLYGLLWENSDGGKPDKCVDALWNYFEKFAMIMNDTTALMQPAPEPEEVEKKKIKKKKLVAEGETNEQSPKSEKKKKTKSENKESKKAKSDVKKAVPNQPGINSFLTKVKST, encoded by the exons ATGAAGAAAACTACCAAGTCACCTGAAAGTACTGAGATGACACCAAACAAAAAGAAGCTGAAGCAGGCTCGTTTGCCTTTCATGCTTATTAGCGATGTATCGCCGAAACCTGAGACTCCACAGACCAGAAAGAGGAAATTATCTGTTCCTGATCCCGAACCAGTCACGAAGGTTGGTAAAACCAGCAAGGAAAACACGATATCCGATGACTTGGTTGTCATAAGTGATGATGAAAGCAAAGGTGTGCCGACTCCTAAGAAAGAGGACCTTTCCCCAAAACCTGTTAGCCCGTATGTTAAGTTAGTAGACTTAGCATGGAAAAAGAAGCTACAGAAGAATAAAAGGCAGAAAAAGACGAAAGCTAAGTCTGCTAAGAAACTCAGAAATGGTTCAATTGAGAATCAGTCTTCCCAGGAAAATAATGACAACATGGAATGTGATGATGTTGAAATGATGGAAGTTGAAGTTCAGATGCCTGAAAATAGTGAGAAAAATGAATCAGAAATAAAAACTAATGGTGATATTCTATCACAAAAAGATAATAAACCAGAACCTAGCAATACATCTAGGGAAATTAAAAAATCGCCTAAAAAGCAACCTCAAAAGCAATCTTTGGAACAATCAACAACAAAAAAGGTGttagaaagtaaaataaagCAAAATGATAGTGAAATTGTGTGTCTTGATGATTGTAATAACTCATGTGATGATAAAATGTCAAATTCTAACAACAACAAAGCTAGTTCTTATAAAAGCAACAAAGAACAACATGAATCTGACGAAGACACTGTGAAGAGTGATTCAAATGAAAAGAAAgaatcatctaagaaaacacAGAATAAAACTAAACAAAGTATTACCCCAAAACATAGTACCAGAAACAAAACTAAGCCTGAGgaggcaaataaaaaaacacctgTCAAAAACGCTACATCAAAGACTGATagctcaataaataaatatgtgaaAAGAGGCTCTCCAAAACTTCAAGTGAAAGAAGATCCCAAACCAACAGCTGAAAACATCCAAAAAGATGACACCCACAATGAATCTCAGGTGATCTCTGATGACTCAGATGTAGAAATGAATAATTCCCAAAATGAAGAACTAACCACATCCAAAATCTCAGAAACAAAGGAAACATCACAAGAAACTTCCAAAAACAAAAAGGAAGAAAGTCCTAAGCCGACTACCCCGAAACGCAGTGCCAGGAAGAAGGCAAAACTTGATGACTCAAACCTTAATATGTCTACTACAAGTTCTAAGCTTGATGAGTCCATGTCATCTACTCCATCAACACCAAACCACAATAAAAGTATTTCAGAAACTAGTTTGGTTGATAAATCCTTAAATGAATCTATACAGACTGCTAATTTGACTCCAAAACag TTACAAAAGAGATTAGAGGCTAATAAGAGGAAAGAAGAGAGGGAAAAGGAGAAACAGGAGCGTGATAAGAAGAGACAGCAGGAGAAAGAGGAAAGGGCTAAGCAGAGGCAGGAAAAGGAGGAACAAAGGAAGAAGGAGAAAGAAGAAAAGGAAGAGGCCAGGAAGAAggagaaagaagaaaaagaagaacaaaagaagaaagaaaaggaagaaaaagaaaaacaaaaggagatggaaaaaa AGTGCAGAGAGATGAAAGAAGAACAAAAACGAAAGGAGAGAGAAGATAAAGAAGAACAAAAGAGGAAAGAGAAAGAGGCGAGAGAAGAAGAGAAACGTAAGAAGCAAGAAGCACTGGAGTTGGAAAAGCAG GAACAAGaattgaagaagaagaaagcaGCCGAGGCCTTTGTCAACTTCTTCGTGCCCAAACAGAAGGTGGAGAGGGAAACAAGTGTTGGACCAGTTAGCAAGAGCAGCCTGCTATCGAGCTTCACAATCAAAGTTGATATGCGACTGGCGCCTACCACAAGAGCAGATTTGACAGATGAAAAGAGAGAGGTCTTAGATAAGTTCTTAGATGATCAAAGTGGTTCTGAAAAAATGTACTTGAAATGCTTGAAGGATGGATCAGCTAAACCTTTGTCCAGTGGCAAAACTTGGCCTTTGGATGATAAGGATGATGAAGTTATGATTATTG AAGACGAGCTTCCACCGATAGATGGTGCGGGAGAAGTAATCACGTGCGAGTCGGCTCCTCGGGAGAAACTGCGGCCGAAGCTGTTCAGCTTCCACGAGAACCGACGCCCGCCTTACTGGGGCACTTGGCGCAAGAAGAGCCCCTTCATCAAGCCCAGGAGACCTTTTGGTCAGGATGAG AAACAACTAGAATATGAGGTGGACAGTGATGACGATTGGGAAGACGAACAAGACGGCGAGAGTTTAGACGGGAGCGCGGGCGGGAGTGATGATGAAGGAGGCGCCGACGACTATGAAGTCGATAACGAGGTGTTTGTGCCTCACGGGTACCTTAGTGATGAG GAAGCAACAATGGATGAGGAAGAAGACGACGTGCTCTCACTCTCTCCAGAAACACAAAAAGCAAGACTCAAACACTTAGAGGATGAATTTGAAACTGAACTGAAGAAGCCCACAGAAAAGTTGAAACCACGACTATACGGCTTGCTATGGGAAAACTCAGATGGCGGGAAACCAGACAAATGTGTTGATGCCTTATGGAATTACTTTGAGAAATTTGCCATGATAATGAATGATACCACTGCCTTAATGCAACCAGCTCCAGAACCCGAAGAAGtagagaagaagaaaataaaaaagaagaaactgGTGGCTGAAGGGGAAACAAATGAACAAAGCCCTAAAAgtgagaagaagaaaaagacaaaatCAGAGAACAAAGAAAGCAAGAAGGCTAAATCCGATGTTAAGAAAGCGGTACCTAATCAGCCAGGCATAAATTCGTTTTTAACTAAAGTGAAGTCTACATAA